One genomic region from Skermania piniformis encodes:
- a CDS encoding tetratricopeptide repeat protein: MTAEFRRAAHLHELAAGRLAAGRPGDALPACAEAIELLRADGGACSAEMARWLGTLGAIREQLGDYAGALDAFTGSAEVVRQIEFEDTFVELQLHTMAALARLHRIRGEYDASEHEYLAAIAVAKSAFDDDDSKFAELLHGLAVTHRYAGRIGEADAGGRRALHAYELARDQDPPGIAGVCEELGEIARARGQFGEAEAYLRRARDIRLDTGGPDTEQFVQDTALLAAVLHGQGRFTEAEEFYREAVAGYERLHGPEHYEVSVNLNNLAALQASRGQFEAAEQTYRRALEIKENSFGPEHPEVALTVHNLGVLQIQRGNTAGALSHLQRALTIFDAELGYDHPRTMACRRVHDSLLDEALV, encoded by the coding sequence GTGACCGCCGAGTTCCGGCGAGCAGCCCACCTACACGAACTGGCGGCCGGACGGCTCGCGGCGGGACGGCCCGGCGACGCGCTACCCGCCTGCGCCGAGGCGATCGAGTTGCTGCGGGCGGACGGCGGTGCGTGCTCGGCCGAGATGGCCCGATGGCTGGGCACCCTCGGTGCCATCCGCGAACAACTCGGCGACTACGCCGGAGCGCTCGACGCATTCACCGGCTCCGCCGAAGTGGTCCGGCAGATCGAGTTCGAAGACACCTTCGTCGAACTACAGCTGCACACCATGGCGGCCCTGGCCCGGTTGCACCGGATCCGAGGCGAGTACGACGCGTCCGAACACGAGTACCTGGCCGCGATCGCCGTGGCCAAGAGCGCTTTCGACGACGACGACAGCAAGTTCGCCGAACTGTTGCACGGACTGGCGGTCACCCATCGGTACGCCGGCCGAATCGGCGAGGCGGACGCCGGCGGCCGACGGGCATTACACGCCTACGAGCTCGCTCGCGACCAGGACCCACCGGGGATCGCCGGGGTATGCGAAGAGCTGGGTGAGATCGCCCGAGCCCGTGGACAATTCGGCGAAGCCGAGGCCTACCTTCGCCGAGCGCGGGACATCCGACTGGACACCGGCGGACCCGACACCGAACAGTTCGTCCAGGACACCGCGCTGCTCGCGGCGGTCCTGCACGGTCAAGGCCGATTCACCGAGGCCGAAGAGTTCTACCGCGAGGCGGTCGCCGGCTACGAACGGCTGCACGGACCCGAGCACTACGAAGTAAGCGTGAACCTGAACAATCTCGCCGCGCTGCAGGCCAGCCGCGGACAGTTCGAGGCGGCCGAGCAGACCTACCGCCGAGCCCTGGAGATCAAGGAAAACTCTTTCGGCCCAGAACATCCCGAGGTCGCCTTGACCGTGCACAACCTGGGCGTACTACAGATCCAGCGCGGGAACACCGCTGGCGCGCTATCGCACCTACAGCGCGCCCTGACCATCTTCGACGCCGAACTCGGCTACGACCATCCCCGAACGATGGCCTGCCGGCGCGTGCACGATTCGCTGCTGGACGAAGCGCTGGTATAG
- a CDS encoding Lrp/AsnC family transcriptional regulator, which translates to MSTLDSTDARMLLALQANPRATGVELAHRLGLSRNTVQARLTRWEVAGALGDVGRRVDPRALGYPLSAFVETVVDQHQLDSVVTQLADIPEVVEVCGTTGDVDLMIRVVATDADDLYRIAGRILRIAGVERTNMALVMRELVGPRLTPLLRRLAGDDR; encoded by the coding sequence ATGAGCACCTTGGACTCCACCGACGCCCGCATGCTGCTCGCGTTGCAGGCGAACCCGCGCGCGACCGGGGTGGAACTGGCCCACCGGTTGGGCTTGTCGCGGAATACGGTGCAGGCCCGGCTGACCCGGTGGGAGGTTGCCGGAGCTTTGGGTGATGTGGGCCGCCGGGTCGACCCGCGCGCGCTGGGCTACCCGCTGTCGGCGTTCGTCGAGACGGTGGTCGACCAGCACCAACTCGACTCCGTGGTCACCCAGCTGGCCGATATCCCGGAGGTCGTCGAGGTCTGCGGGACGACCGGCGATGTCGATCTGATGATTCGGGTGGTCGCCACCGACGCCGACGACCTCTACCGGATTGCCGGTCGGATCTTGCGGATCGCCGGAGTGGAGCGGACGAACATGGCCTTGGTCATGCGTGAGCTGGTCGGCCCCCGGCTGACGCCGTTGCTGCGACGACTCGCCGGTGACGACCGATGA
- a CDS encoding HNH endonuclease family protein, whose protein sequence is MAVTACDLVRPARVPPAAGSPTRAQLELLLTDIPTVYRRPFPGGYDRSCRSGHGCVFGPAWTDDTDAPRGRDGCDTRNNVLALQLTAVSFRPGSNDCVVQSGTLVDPYTGETRQFRRSDAKAVQIDHVYPLAAAWDMGAAQWTSERRIRFANDVDTNLLAVGGAENQAKGDSTPAQWLPPNPAYHCYYAGKFLTAARTYGLPITNADRATLIDVARRCE, encoded by the coding sequence ATGGCGGTCACCGCCTGCGACCTGGTGCGTCCCGCCAGGGTCCCCCCGGCGGCGGGCAGCCCGACCCGGGCTCAGCTGGAGCTGCTGCTCACCGACATCCCGACGGTGTACCGACGACCGTTCCCCGGCGGGTACGACCGCAGCTGCCGATCCGGCCACGGCTGCGTGTTCGGCCCGGCCTGGACCGACGACACCGACGCGCCACGGGGGCGGGACGGCTGCGATACCCGCAACAACGTCCTCGCACTCCAGCTCACCGCCGTCTCCTTCCGCCCCGGGTCGAACGACTGCGTGGTGCAGTCCGGAACCTTGGTCGACCCGTACACCGGGGAGACCCGGCAGTTTCGCCGTAGCGACGCGAAGGCCGTGCAGATCGACCATGTCTACCCGTTGGCGGCCGCATGGGACATGGGCGCGGCACAGTGGACGAGCGAACGGCGAATCCGATTCGCCAACGACGTCGACACCAACCTGCTCGCGGTCGGCGGCGCGGAGAATCAGGCCAAAGGTGATTCGACCCCGGCGCAGTGGCTGCCGCCGAATCCGGCCTACCACTGCTACTACGCCGGCAAGTTCCTGACCGCCGCGCGCACCTACGGGTTGCCGATCACCAACGCGGACCGGGCGACGCTGATCGACGTCGCGCGCCGATGCGAGTAA
- a CDS encoding DEAD/DEAH box helicase — MLHGIWSPGAGLLLWRAEPAGPPAPEPFAAIVATARFRRTLTVPVPVPHQVRAHALAPETAAAALRAVRPDAVDGLAGDLRYLVHVTRGIERWVRAGRVVPEVYRADGAWWTRWRLVGGESQRAWLAELAAALPPVQRAQEAGALTDFVAEITDPLVRSTIAGAPNSAHPLVRGLTTDAPLASGTHAVARTLDEWRAGLTVDEPELVLRLGEPDLGEPDLGEPDVATGSGDDAALWRLEVCLRPAGEAPQPVPIRLADPERLRLALRKLGAAMAAYPRLRDVPSDPASLDLLLPPEVVLDLVEHGAKSLQDSGIQLLLPRAWEIAEPTLRLRVQAPPVVRVADSVVGMAELVSYDWELALGDTVLTPDELRRLAAAQGDLVRLRGSWVRADHRALARAARYLAGHAGHDAPLGELLGELVAGRPPVPIAAIAATGWVAALLDPATEPESVPSPPGLCAELRPYQRRGLDWLATMSRLGLGAVLADDMGLGKTVQVLALLGHERATPTSAAPGRAAAATLLVCPMSVVGNWQREAARFLPDLRVHVHHGPGRLAGDALAAAVVAADLVITTYALVARDAPALRELEWDRIVLDEAQHVKNAGTAQARAVRSIPARHRLALTGTPVENRLEELRSILDFANPNLLGSAQSFRARFAVPIERDRDDDVAARLRTVTRPFVLRRVKTDPAVIADLPEKFEMTVRANLTAEQAALYRAVVDDMLAKIADAEGIGRKGAVLAALTRLKQVCNHPAHFLGDGSALLRRGRHRSGKLALVEDVLEAVLADDEKALLFTQFREFGDLVAPYLRERFGTRVPFLHGGVGKSTRDRMVTEFQNDAGPPLMVLSLKAGGTGLNLTAANHVVHLDRWWNPAVENQATDRAFRIGQQRNVQVRKLVCVGTVEERIDAMLAGKQELADLVVGAGEGWITELGTAELAELLRLGDEAVGE, encoded by the coding sequence ATGCTGCACGGGATCTGGTCACCGGGGGCGGGGCTGCTGCTGTGGCGCGCCGAACCGGCCGGTCCGCCGGCGCCGGAACCCTTCGCCGCGATCGTGGCCACCGCGCGATTCCGGCGCACCTTGACGGTCCCGGTGCCGGTCCCGCACCAGGTGCGCGCACATGCGCTGGCGCCCGAGACGGCCGCTGCGGCGCTGCGCGCGGTGCGGCCGGACGCCGTGGACGGACTGGCGGGCGACCTCCGATACCTGGTGCACGTCACCCGTGGGATCGAGCGCTGGGTGCGGGCCGGCCGGGTGGTGCCGGAGGTGTATCGGGCCGACGGTGCGTGGTGGACCCGCTGGCGGTTGGTCGGCGGGGAAAGTCAACGGGCCTGGCTGGCCGAACTCGCCGCGGCGCTGCCGCCGGTGCAGCGCGCGCAGGAGGCCGGCGCGTTGACCGACTTCGTCGCCGAGATCACCGACCCGTTGGTCCGGTCCACGATCGCCGGCGCGCCGAACTCGGCGCACCCGCTGGTTCGCGGCCTCACCACGGACGCTCCGCTTGCCTCCGGAACCCATGCCGTGGCCCGCACGCTCGACGAGTGGCGCGCCGGGCTCACCGTCGACGAGCCGGAGTTGGTGCTGCGGCTGGGCGAACCCGACCTGGGCGAACCCGACCTGGGCGAACCCGACGTAGCCACCGGCAGCGGCGACGACGCCGCGCTCTGGCGATTGGAGGTGTGTCTTCGGCCGGCGGGCGAAGCTCCGCAACCTGTTCCGATAAGGCTCGCCGATCCCGAGCGGTTGCGGTTGGCGCTTCGCAAACTCGGTGCGGCGATGGCCGCCTATCCGCGGCTGCGTGACGTACCGAGCGATCCGGCGAGCCTGGATCTGCTGCTGCCGCCCGAGGTGGTCCTCGATCTGGTCGAACACGGTGCGAAATCGTTGCAGGACAGTGGAATTCAGCTGCTGCTCCCACGCGCCTGGGAGATCGCCGAGCCGACGTTACGGCTGCGGGTACAGGCCCCGCCGGTGGTCCGGGTGGCGGACAGCGTGGTCGGGATGGCGGAGTTGGTGTCCTACGACTGGGAACTCGCGCTCGGTGACACCGTCCTGACCCCCGACGAGCTGCGCCGGCTCGCGGCGGCCCAGGGCGATCTGGTTCGGCTGCGCGGTAGCTGGGTCCGGGCCGACCATCGGGCGCTGGCCCGGGCGGCCCGCTACCTCGCCGGGCACGCCGGGCACGATGCGCCGCTGGGTGAACTGCTCGGCGAGCTGGTCGCGGGTCGGCCACCGGTTCCGATCGCCGCGATCGCGGCCACCGGCTGGGTGGCCGCGCTGCTCGACCCGGCCACCGAACCGGAGTCGGTGCCGTCTCCGCCGGGGCTGTGCGCCGAGCTGCGCCCTTACCAGCGTCGTGGTCTGGATTGGCTGGCGACGATGAGCCGGCTCGGTCTCGGCGCGGTGCTCGCCGACGACATGGGCCTGGGCAAGACGGTGCAGGTGTTGGCGCTGTTGGGGCACGAACGAGCCACCCCGACGAGCGCCGCGCCGGGCCGAGCCGCTGCGGCGACATTGCTGGTCTGCCCGATGTCGGTGGTCGGCAACTGGCAGCGAGAGGCCGCGCGGTTCCTGCCCGACCTGCGGGTGCACGTGCATCACGGGCCCGGCCGGCTCGCCGGCGACGCACTGGCCGCGGCGGTGGTGGCCGCAGATCTGGTGATCACCACTTACGCCCTCGTTGCCCGGGATGCACCGGCGTTACGTGAGCTGGAGTGGGATCGGATCGTGTTGGACGAGGCGCAACACGTGAAGAACGCCGGCACGGCGCAAGCCCGGGCCGTTCGCTCCATTCCGGCCCGGCATCGGCTCGCGCTGACCGGAACCCCGGTGGAGAACCGGCTGGAGGAGCTGCGGTCCATTCTCGACTTCGCCAATCCGAATCTGCTCGGTAGTGCGCAGTCGTTCCGGGCGCGGTTCGCCGTACCGATCGAGCGGGACCGCGACGACGACGTGGCGGCCCGATTGCGCACGGTGACCCGCCCGTTCGTCTTGCGTCGGGTGAAGACCGATCCGGCCGTGATCGCCGATCTACCGGAGAAATTCGAGATGACGGTGCGGGCGAACCTGACCGCCGAGCAGGCGGCGCTCTACCGCGCCGTGGTGGACGACATGCTCGCCAAGATCGCGGACGCCGAGGGCATCGGCCGCAAAGGTGCGGTGTTGGCGGCGTTGACTCGACTCAAACAGGTATGCAACCACCCGGCGCATTTCCTCGGTGACGGCTCCGCCTTGTTGCGTCGCGGCCGGCATCGCTCGGGCAAGCTTGCGCTGGTCGAGGACGTCCTCGAGGCGGTGCTCGCCGACGACGAGAAGGCCTTGCTGTTCACCCAGTTTCGCGAGTTCGGCGACCTCGTCGCGCCCTATCTGCGAGAGCGTTTCGGTACCCGGGTGCCGTTTCTGCACGGCGGTGTCGGCAAGTCGACCCGAGATCGGATGGTCACCGAGTTCCAGAACGACGCCGGTCCACCGCTGATGGTGCTGTCGCTCAAGGCCGGTGGTACCGGGCTCAACCTCACCGCGGCAAATCATGTCGTGCACCTGGATCGCTGGTGGAATCCCGCGGTGGAGAACCAGGCTACCGATCGGGCGTTCCGGATCGGTCAGCAACGAAATGTCCAGGTGCGCAAACTGGTCTGCGTGGGGACGGTCGAGGAACGGATCGATGCGATGCTCGCCGGTAAGCAGGAGCTCGCCGACCTGGTCGTCGGAGCGGGCGAGGGCTGGATCACCGAGCTGGGCACCGCCGAGCTGGCCGAGCTGCTCCGGCTCGGTGACGAGGCGGTGGGTGAGTGA
- a CDS encoding SWIM zinc finger family protein, producing the protein MSSPGPRDFSRYGTRRPVRGGIEARSRRGGFGRNWWSRAFVELLEQVADSGRAGRGRTYARQGQVVTMQIEPGMVVAEVQGSQPQPFLVELRVRRLDESASAELTEAIRATPGMLAEIVSGVLPESLGELLMPTGADLDFDCSCPDPGWPCKHAVALGYLAAERLDEAPIEMLTVRGVVLDTLISDVETGATVDPDDPFGDRSVLPALPSPAYRPAPDDLDPVLLRKALRSTAEDERTVAAGLRDLAGLYRRLRD; encoded by the coding sequence GTGAGCAGCCCGGGGCCCCGTGACTTCAGCCGGTACGGCACCCGCCGGCCGGTCCGCGGGGGGATCGAAGCACGAAGTCGTCGTGGTGGTTTCGGCCGGAATTGGTGGAGTCGCGCGTTCGTCGAGTTGCTCGAGCAGGTAGCCGATTCGGGCCGGGCCGGCCGCGGCCGCACCTACGCCCGGCAGGGTCAGGTGGTCACCATGCAGATCGAGCCGGGGATGGTGGTGGCGGAGGTGCAGGGCAGTCAGCCGCAGCCGTTTCTGGTCGAACTGCGGGTGCGCCGGCTCGACGAGTCGGCGAGTGCAGAACTGACCGAGGCGATTCGCGCTACGCCGGGCATGCTGGCCGAGATCGTCTCCGGGGTATTGCCGGAATCGCTGGGTGAACTGCTGATGCCGACCGGCGCCGACCTCGACTTCGATTGCAGCTGCCCGGATCCCGGCTGGCCCTGCAAACACGCGGTCGCGCTCGGCTACCTCGCCGCCGAACGGCTGGACGAGGCGCCGATCGAGATGTTGACGGTGCGCGGGGTGGTGCTGGACACGCTGATCAGCGACGTCGAGACCGGCGCGACGGTCGATCCAGACGACCCGTTCGGCGACCGCAGCGTTCTGCCGGCGTTACCGTCGCCGGCGTACCGCCCGGCTCCGGACGATCTCGATCCGGTGTTGCTCCGCAAGGCGCTGCGCAGCACCGCCGAGGACGAGCGCACCGTCGCGGCCGGCCTGCGGGACCTCGCCGGGCTGTACCGCCGGTTGCGGGATTAG
- a CDS encoding enoyl-CoA hydratase: MTDFETIIVERRERVALVTLNRPKALNALNFQVLADLQAAFTEFDRDPAVGAVVITGSAKAFAAGADIKEMAPKTYMDMFLDDAFAGWDRIGCARKPTIAAVAGYALGGGCELAMLCDILIAADTAKFGQPEIGLGIIPGIGGSQRLTRAIGKAKAMDLVLTGRTMDAEEAERAGLVSRIVPADELLDAALTVAATVAGMSLPVAMIAKESVNRAFETTLAEGLRFERRMFHSLFATDDQKEGMAAFVEKRQPANFTHR; encoded by the coding sequence ATGACCGACTTCGAAACCATCATCGTCGAGCGCCGGGAACGAGTCGCGCTGGTCACCCTGAACCGGCCGAAGGCGCTCAACGCGCTGAACTTCCAGGTCTTGGCAGACCTGCAGGCCGCCTTCACCGAGTTCGATCGTGATCCAGCGGTCGGGGCGGTCGTGATCACCGGATCGGCCAAGGCGTTTGCGGCCGGTGCAGATATCAAGGAGATGGCGCCGAAGACGTATATGGACATGTTCCTCGATGACGCGTTCGCGGGATGGGATCGGATCGGATGCGCCCGCAAGCCGACGATCGCCGCGGTTGCCGGGTATGCACTCGGCGGTGGGTGCGAGCTGGCGATGCTCTGCGACATCCTGATCGCTGCCGACACCGCCAAGTTCGGCCAGCCGGAGATCGGGCTGGGGATCATTCCGGGGATCGGCGGCTCGCAGCGACTGACCCGGGCGATCGGCAAAGCCAAGGCGATGGACCTGGTGTTGACCGGCCGCACGATGGACGCGGAGGAAGCCGAACGGGCGGGCTTGGTGTCGCGGATCGTGCCGGCGGACGAGTTGCTGGACGCCGCGCTGACCGTCGCGGCAACGGTGGCCGGCATGTCCTTGCCGGTAGCGATGATCGCCAAGGAGTCGGTGAACCGGGCGTTCGAGACGACGTTGGCCGAAGGACTCCGGTTCGAACGCCGGATGTTCCACTCACTGTTCGCGACCGACGATCAGAAGGAGGGCATGGCCGCGTTCGTCGAGAAACGGCAGCCAGCGAACTTTACCCATCGGTAG
- a CDS encoding Hsp70 family protein, with amino-acid sequence MVLVLGVSAGASGARGIVAHSDQPQLSPIDSCVVPRRSGGGVEDSALRAVALMRAAAAERSELISATAITYRTEAQADAIEAAVGSPGRHQHVRVVNEAEAQLRYLRLTEQLPTSGSIILYDLGSSGLTLTLADCDSDTVIATRRNTVIGGDSYDALLRWRLARAGVTADPALCRRYREALSTVRVVTAEDPASGGRVVVTRADFDDLVAAGVHHSASLIRQILDENGRTPDGVVLVGGCVHTPSIERALRSALHVRVSTAPEPATVSARGAVLLAGDRPTRVVRVVRAIGGGARPPKPTPSRRKVLAALAITGMLGITVGGVTLLNQVDQPADQGGTSATQMEVAGIPKDPFDR; translated from the coding sequence ATGGTCTTGGTGCTCGGAGTGTCCGCCGGCGCCAGCGGTGCGCGTGGGATCGTTGCCCACTCCGACCAACCCCAACTGAGTCCGATCGACAGTTGTGTGGTCCCGCGCCGTTCCGGCGGCGGTGTGGAGGATTCGGCGCTGCGCGCCGTCGCCCTGATGCGGGCGGCTGCTGCCGAACGCAGCGAGCTGATCAGCGCTACCGCAATCACCTACCGCACCGAGGCCCAAGCAGATGCGATCGAGGCGGCGGTCGGCTCGCCGGGCCGGCATCAGCACGTTCGAGTGGTCAACGAAGCCGAGGCGCAGCTGCGTTACCTCCGGCTCACCGAGCAGTTACCGACATCGGGCTCGATCATCCTCTACGACCTGGGCAGCTCGGGACTGACGCTCACCTTGGCCGACTGCGACTCCGACACCGTGATCGCAACCCGCCGCAACACCGTGATCGGCGGCGACAGTTACGACGCACTGTTGCGCTGGCGGCTGGCCCGCGCCGGGGTGACGGCCGATCCGGCGCTGTGCCGCCGCTATCGGGAAGCCTTGAGCACCGTTCGAGTGGTGACCGCCGAGGACCCCGCGTCGGGCGGTCGGGTCGTCGTCACCCGTGCGGATTTCGACGATCTGGTCGCGGCCGGGGTGCATCACTCGGCATCGTTGATCCGGCAGATTCTCGACGAGAACGGGCGCACCCCGGACGGTGTGGTGTTGGTCGGCGGCTGCGTGCATACTCCGTCGATCGAACGTGCGCTGCGGTCCGCGCTCCACGTCCGGGTGTCCACCGCACCGGAGCCGGCCACCGTATCGGCCCGTGGGGCGGTGCTGCTGGCCGGCGATCGACCGACGCGGGTCGTGCGGGTCGTCCGGGCCATCGGCGGGGGGGCCCGCCCACCGAAACCGACGCCGAGCCGGCGCAAGGTGCTGGCGGCGCTGGCGATCACCGGAATGCTCGGCATAACGGTGGGCGGGGTCACCTTGCTGAACCAGGTCGACCAGCCGGCGGATCAGGGCGGCACCAGCGCTACGCAGATGGAGGTTGCCGGAATTCCGAAAGATCCGTTCGATCGGTAG
- a CDS encoding MarR family winged helix-turn-helix transcriptional regulator: protein MSPAGPLSRDPIQEAHRQWGQHGWGEVADGMAAITSVTRTHQIMMARIDEVLRPLGLTFARYELLTLLSFTRAGALPMTKASARLQVHPTSVTNAVDRLEAADLAQRVPHPTDRRATLIKITEAGLALAATATAELNARVFAAPGLSDSQLRQLIRILAEFRQNAGDFSSENSASSWQPDDPE from the coding sequence GTGTCACCCGCCGGACCGCTTTCTCGCGACCCGATCCAGGAAGCCCACCGACAGTGGGGCCAGCACGGCTGGGGCGAGGTGGCGGACGGGATGGCGGCGATCACCTCGGTTACCCGCACCCACCAGATCATGATGGCCCGCATCGACGAGGTACTACGCCCGCTCGGCTTGACCTTCGCCCGCTACGAATTGCTCACCCTGCTGAGTTTCACCCGCGCCGGCGCGCTGCCGATGACGAAGGCCAGCGCCCGGCTACAGGTGCACCCGACGAGCGTGACCAATGCGGTCGATCGGTTGGAAGCCGCCGACCTCGCGCAGCGAGTGCCGCATCCGACGGATCGTCGAGCCACTTTGATCAAGATCACAGAAGCTGGCTTGGCACTCGCAGCAACAGCCACCGCGGAGCTCAACGCGCGAGTATTTGCTGCCCCGGGGCTATCGGATAGCCAACTACGCCAACTGATTCGGATTCTGGCGGAGTTTCGGCAAAATGCCGGCGACTTCTCCTCGGAGAATTCAGCTAGCTCCTGGCAACCGGACGACCCGGAGTAG
- a CDS encoding sulfotransferase family protein — translation MNTSTPKPPRTTVGPIDALHASAARITGLTAFGDPDEYREGLGVLIDALNTEADLTATGRAVFHAFLRSMLLARLASEAGFAAYPASAEVPIVRPIFVTGLPRTGTTALHRLLVADPDNQGLQMWLTEFPQPRPPRAEWTANPVFARIDEGIRRHHIQNPEFMGVHFMSAGDVEECWQLLRQSATSISYETLAHVPSYSAWLAAQDWHGAYARHRRNLQLIGLPDREKRWVLKNPSHLFALDALLAVYPDALIVQTHRDPATAISSACSLAAQASAGWSETFSGDAIGRSQLELWSRGLRSFAAVRARHDPGRFVDVAYTDFVADPLHTVAEIYRQFGLNLTPAARAAMTRLHAESRTGDRRPAHRYALADFGLTEHEVDAAFAR, via the coding sequence GTGAACACCAGTACACCGAAACCACCCCGGACAACCGTCGGACCGATCGATGCGCTGCATGCTTCGGCCGCCCGGATCACCGGCCTGACCGCCTTCGGCGACCCGGACGAGTACCGAGAGGGACTGGGCGTCCTGATCGATGCACTGAACACCGAGGCCGACCTCACCGCGACCGGTCGCGCAGTCTTCCACGCGTTCCTCCGCAGTATGCTGCTCGCCCGACTGGCCAGCGAAGCCGGATTCGCCGCATATCCGGCCAGCGCCGAGGTACCGATCGTGCGCCCGATCTTCGTGACCGGACTGCCCCGCACCGGCACCACCGCGCTGCACCGGTTGCTGGTCGCCGACCCGGACAACCAAGGGCTGCAGATGTGGCTGACCGAGTTCCCGCAACCTCGGCCACCGCGCGCCGAGTGGACGGCGAATCCGGTGTTCGCCCGGATCGACGAGGGCATTCGCCGCCACCACATCCAGAATCCCGAGTTCATGGGGGTGCACTTCATGTCGGCCGGCGACGTCGAGGAGTGCTGGCAGCTGCTGCGACAGTCGGCGACCTCGATCTCCTACGAAACCCTCGCGCATGTTCCGTCGTATTCGGCCTGGTTGGCCGCGCAGGATTGGCACGGCGCCTACGCCCGGCACCGCCGCAACCTCCAACTGATCGGGCTCCCGGATCGGGAAAAGCGCTGGGTGCTGAAGAACCCCAGCCATCTTTTCGCGCTCGATGCCTTGCTGGCGGTCTATCCGGACGCGCTGATCGTGCAGACCCACCGAGATCCGGCGACCGCGATCTCGTCGGCCTGCAGTCTCGCCGCGCAGGCCAGCGCCGGCTGGTCGGAGACCTTCTCCGGCGACGCGATCGGCCGGTCACAACTCGAGCTGTGGAGCCGCGGGCTGCGGTCGTTCGCCGCCGTCCGGGCGCGCCACGATCCGGGCCGGTTCGTCGACGTCGCCTATACCGACTTCGTCGCCGATCCGTTGCATACCGTCGCCGAGATCTACCGACAGTTCGGCCTGAATCTGACTCCGGCAGCGCGAGCGGCGATGACGCGCCTGCACGCGGAAAGCCGAACCGGCGACCGGCGGCCGGCACATCGGTACGCCTTGGCCGACTTCGGATTGACCGAGCACGAGGTGGACGCAGCGTTCGCACGGTGA
- a CDS encoding acyl-CoA dehydrogenase family protein, with translation MYVDPFATEERVALRDLVRAFVQKEIAPNLDGWERDQAVPRDLHRAAAQVGILGVGFAEAVGGSGGDGIDTTVVTEELIQAGGSSGLQAALFTHGIALPHIVAAGDPDLIERFVRPTLAGTAIGALAVTEPDGGSDVAALRTTARRDGDHYVVDGAKTFITSGVRADFVTTAVRTGGPGFGGVSLLVIEQGTPGFDVSRKLEKLGWHCSDTAELSFVDARVPAANLVGPENGGFVLLMQQFQNERLGLAVAAYATAQRCLDLTVEWCRSRSTFGKPLISRQVVRHKLVEMTQAVEVSRAYTRQVVARANAGEMIVPQVCIAKKQATDACSFVVDEAVQLHGGMGYMRESEVDRHYRDARILPIGGGATEVMMDLAAKTLGYA, from the coding sequence ATGTATGTCGATCCGTTCGCCACCGAGGAGCGGGTGGCGCTCCGCGACCTCGTCCGAGCCTTCGTGCAGAAAGAGATCGCGCCGAACCTGGACGGGTGGGAGCGCGACCAAGCGGTGCCCCGCGACCTGCACCGCGCGGCGGCGCAGGTCGGGATTCTCGGGGTGGGCTTCGCCGAGGCGGTCGGTGGCAGTGGCGGCGACGGGATCGATACCACCGTGGTCACCGAAGAGCTGATCCAGGCCGGCGGGTCGAGCGGCCTGCAGGCTGCGCTGTTCACGCACGGAATCGCGTTGCCGCACATCGTTGCAGCCGGCGATCCCGACCTGATCGAGCGGTTCGTCCGACCCACGCTCGCCGGTACCGCGATCGGGGCTCTGGCGGTCACCGAACCGGATGGCGGATCCGATGTGGCTGCCTTACGCACGACAGCGCGACGTGACGGCGACCACTATGTCGTCGACGGCGCCAAGACGTTCATCACCTCCGGGGTCCGGGCCGACTTCGTGACCACGGCCGTGCGTACCGGGGGTCCGGGGTTCGGTGGCGTGTCGTTGCTGGTGATCGAGCAGGGCACCCCCGGATTCGACGTCTCACGAAAGCTGGAGAAGCTGGGCTGGCACTGCTCGGACACTGCGGAACTGTCGTTCGTCGACGCCCGGGTTCCGGCGGCAAATCTGGTCGGGCCGGAAAACGGCGGTTTCGTCCTGTTGATGCAGCAGTTCCAGAACGAGCGGCTGGGCCTGGCCGTCGCCGCCTACGCGACAGCCCAACGCTGCCTCGATCTCACCGTCGAATGGTGTCGCAGCCGGTCCACCTTCGGCAAGCCGTTGATCTCGCGACAAGTGGTGCGGCACAAGCTGGTCGAGATGACTCAGGCGGTCGAGGTGAGTCGCGCCTATACCCGCCAGGTGGTGGCGCGCGCCAACGCCGGCGAGATGATCGTCCCGCAGGTCTGCATCGCCAAGAAGCAGGCCACCGACGCATGCTCGTTCGTCGTCGACGAGGCGGTGCAGTTGCACGGCGGAATGGGGTATATGCGGGAGAGCGAGGTGGACCGGCACTACCGCGACGCGCGCATCCTGCCGATCGGCGGCGGAGCCACCGAGGTCATGATGGATCTGGCCGCGAAGACGCTGGGTTACGCCTGA